A single genomic interval of Clostridium cylindrosporum DSM 605 harbors:
- a CDS encoding bifunctional 5,10-methylenetetrahydrofolate dehydrogenase/5,10-methenyltetrahydrofolate cyclohydrolase, whose amino-acid sequence MSIIDCKELSRKIRLSLIDKIQKINDQYGEVPHLEIVQVGDHPSSVSYVKSIVKTCDELSVNLHISKFESDITEKELISELDKLNKEDSIHGIIIQFPLPNEFDQNKIANSISPLKDVDCVHSENLGKLFMGEPSVVPCTPKGIIRALKDSNVDFCGKEVVVVGSGRTVGKPVSQLLLIENATVTLCHLHTKSVKKHTLEADIIIAAAGKAGLISEDMVKDGVIIADAGINVIDGKVCGDVDFDNVSKKASLITPVPGGVGAMTNSMLIENLIELFEKIKLK is encoded by the coding sequence ATGAGTATTATTGACTGTAAAGAATTATCACGAAAAATAAGATTGTCCCTTATAGACAAAATACAGAAAATAAATGATCAATATGGTGAAGTTCCTCATCTTGAAATTGTGCAAGTAGGAGATCATCCTTCCTCTGTTTCCTATGTTAAAAGTATTGTGAAAACCTGTGATGAACTTTCTGTAAACCTACACATTAGTAAGTTTGAAAGTGATATAACAGAGAAAGAGCTTATTTCTGAGCTAGATAAATTAAATAAAGAAGATAGTATCCACGGAATCATTATACAATTCCCACTACCTAATGAATTTGACCAAAATAAAATAGCTAATTCAATTTCTCCTTTAAAGGATGTTGATTGTGTACATTCCGAAAACCTTGGTAAGCTCTTTATGGGAGAACCGAGTGTTGTTCCCTGTACCCCTAAAGGTATAATTCGTGCTCTTAAAGATAGTAACGTTGACTTTTGTGGTAAAGAAGTTGTTGTTGTAGGTTCAGGTAGGACTGTTGGTAAACCTGTATCCCAACTTCTATTAATAGAAAATGCCACAGTTACATTATGCCATCTTCATACAAAAAGTGTTAAGAAGCATACACTAGAAGCTGATATAATAATAGCTGCTGCTGGTAAGGCAGGTCTTATTTCAGAGGACATGGTTAAAGATGGTGTAATCATAGCTGATGCTGGTATAAACGTAATTGATGGAAAAGTATGTGGAGACGTAGATTTTGATAATGTTTCTAAGAAAGCTTCTCTAATTACTCCTGTTCCAGGTGGCGTTGGTGCAATGACGAATTCTATGCTTATAGAAAACTTAATTGAATTATTTGAAAAGATAAAACTTAAATAG
- a CDS encoding HD domain-containing protein, whose translation MRKLKLRIKNKLTLTEALRIIRFSAENQRSVNQGVIDIIKKSFNFNEKDYIYIKAEFELILLSHSVDHILRLLQEFRVLEKLIPGLSRCYGFNQRSKYHNKDVFEHIISVTSIVPRDITLRLCGILHDIAKPICFTMDSKGNGHFPNHDALSASMARDILKGFGYSEDVIDKVYLLVKNHMKKCKVASKENLIKLTNLVGKDNVIDLLELQIADDLSKNPEYVNVKPLVCLYKIQKNIN comes from the coding sequence ATGAGAAAATTAAAGCTAAGGATTAAAAACAAACTTACATTAACGGAAGCACTTAGAATAATAAGATTTTCCGCTGAAAACCAAAGAAGTGTAAATCAAGGAGTTATAGATATAATAAAGAAAAGTTTTAACTTTAATGAAAAAGATTATATATATATAAAGGCAGAATTTGAACTAATATTATTAAGTCATAGCGTTGACCATATTCTAAGGTTATTGCAGGAATTTAGGGTTTTAGAAAAGTTAATACCAGGACTTTCTAGGTGCTATGGATTTAATCAACGTAGCAAGTATCATAACAAAGATGTTTTTGAACATATAATTTCGGTTACATCAATTGTACCTAGAGATATCACTTTAAGACTTTGTGGAATTCTACATGATATAGCAAAGCCTATATGCTTTACTATGGATTCTAAAGGGAATGGTCATTTTCCGAATCATGATGCATTATCTGCAAGTATGGCTAGGGATATTCTTAAGGGCTTTGGATATAGTGAAGATGTTATAGATAAGGTATACCTCTTGGTAAAGAATCATATGAAAAAGTGTAAAGTAGCTAGTAAGGAGAATTTAATAAAGTTAACAAATCTTGTAGGAAAGGACAATGTTATAGATCTTTTAGAGCTACAAATAGCAGATGACTTGTCTAAAAACCCAGAATATGTTAATGTAAAGCCTCTTGTATGCTTATACAAAATACAAAAAAACATAAACTAA
- a CDS encoding TIM barrel protein, whose amino-acid sequence MDKLLFGISGLPLGDENTKFNYKSGIEHLNKIGLEAMELPFVRSVNVTDKNKDGILTEKLSKDFYLSAHGSYYINLNADEKEKQDKSIERIVNGANALKKVEGRSLVFHPGFYLKDSKEETFETILNNLSLLPDIGVDYRLETTGKPTQFGDLTELVAICKEIKTCKLCIDFSHLHARENGGLKGYKDFYNVLSYIEKELSRDAIEDMHIHMSGINYGPKGEKNHLPFLESDFNFKDCIKALKDFNAKGCIICESPILENDALLLKETYESL is encoded by the coding sequence ATGGACAAATTATTATTTGGTATATCAGGACTTCCACTTGGAGATGAAAATACAAAATTTAATTATAAGTCAGGTATAGAACACCTTAATAAAATAGGCCTTGAGGCAATGGAACTTCCCTTTGTTAGAAGTGTAAATGTAACTGATAAGAATAAAGATGGCATTTTAACAGAAAAATTATCTAAAGACTTTTATTTGTCAGCCCATGGTTCATACTACATAAACCTTAATGCAGACGAAAAAGAAAAGCAGGATAAGTCAATTGAGCGTATAGTAAATGGTGCTAATGCACTTAAAAAAGTAGAAGGAAGAAGCCTTGTATTCCATCCTGGATTTTATCTTAAAGACTCAAAGGAAGAAACATTTGAAACAATTTTAAATAATCTATCTCTTTTACCTGATATTGGTGTAGATTATAGACTTGAAACTACTGGGAAACCAACACAATTTGGTGATTTAACTGAACTTGTTGCAATATGTAAAGAAATAAAGACTTGTAAATTATGTATAGACTTTTCACATCTTCATGCACGTGAAAATGGTGGACTTAAGGGATATAAAGATTTTTATAATGTTTTATCATACATCGAAAAAGAACTATCGAGAGATGCTATTGAAGATATGCATATACATATGTCTGGTATAAATTATGGACCTAAGGGAGAAAAAAATCATCTTCCATTCCTCGAAAGTGATTTTAATTTTAAAGATTGTATAAAGGCTCTAAAGGATTTTAACGCTAAGGGGTGTATAATTTGTGAAAGTCCTATTTTAGAAAATGATGCCCTTCTACTTAAAGAAACATATGAATCATTATAA
- a CDS encoding ATP-dependent Clp protease ATP-binding subunit, translating into MKLCSVCNKNLAVIFTTKFENGENKVVGMCVECAKDSGIPVIDQIMQQSGITEEELTNINQQMDTIFKDLNLDELTDSNFFSSLLGSSSNEGDLEEPSEETVKEENNSKKSTKKDRKKDKKTKNLDTYGVNLTNLAKEGKIDEVIGRSREIQRVVQILNRRSKNNPVLIGEPGVGKTAIAEGLALRVSKGDVPEKLRNIKVYLLDLTAVVAGTQFRGQFEGRMKSIIDEVKNSNREIVVVIDEIHNIMGAGEVQGGAMNAANILKPALARGEIQIIGTTTLDEYRKNIEKDSALERRFQPVLVEEPTIEETVDIVRGIKNYYENYHKVNISDDVVKEAVLLSERYIRDRFLPDKAIDVIDEAASKVNLKSNQITQLASVTDKLHETMNLMEVARENQDYENLANYKMEEIKLKDKIKSLKDEIKEITLTIEDVAAVVEEWTKIPVQRITEGEAERLLNLENRIKNRVIGQTKAIESLSRAIRRNRSGFKKKKKPTSFIFVGPTGVGKTELVRTLALELFNSEEALIRIDMSEYMEKHTVSKLIGAPPGYVGYDEGGQLTEKVRRKPYSVILLDEMEKAHPDVFNMLLQILEDGRLTDNQGKTVSFENTVIIMTSNAGTNFRSSGIGFSQSEFDRLEQSVNDALKEHFRPEFLNRVDEVIIFNSLSKEELKQIVNIMLDEVINDAKDKDINISITEDLKDYILKVGYDAKYGARPLRRAIQRHIEDKVAEEYLKGNIKENSNITVDLVDEEVVIR; encoded by the coding sequence TTGAAATTATGTTCAGTATGTAATAAGAACTTAGCTGTAATATTTACTACTAAGTTTGAAAATGGTGAAAATAAAGTAGTAGGTATGTGCGTAGAGTGTGCAAAGGACTCAGGTATACCTGTTATTGATCAAATAATGCAACAAAGTGGAATAACAGAGGAAGAATTAACTAATATAAATCAACAAATGGACACTATTTTTAAGGATTTAAATCTTGATGAACTTACAGATAGTAATTTTTTCTCATCACTTTTAGGGTCATCATCTAATGAAGGTGACTTAGAAGAACCATCTGAGGAAACAGTTAAAGAAGAGAATAATAGTAAAAAGAGCACTAAGAAGGATAGGAAAAAAGATAAAAAGACTAAAAATTTAGATACCTATGGTGTAAACTTAACTAACCTAGCTAAGGAAGGTAAAATAGACGAAGTAATTGGAAGAAGTAGGGAGATCCAAAGGGTAGTACAAATTTTAAATAGAAGAAGTAAAAACAACCCAGTTCTTATTGGTGAACCTGGGGTTGGTAAAACAGCTATTGCAGAGGGCCTTGCTTTAAGAGTTAGCAAAGGTGATGTGCCAGAAAAGCTTAGAAACATCAAAGTATATCTTTTAGATTTAACTGCTGTTGTTGCTGGAACTCAATTTAGAGGACAGTTTGAAGGAAGAATGAAGTCAATTATTGATGAGGTTAAAAACAGCAATAGAGAGATAGTCGTGGTAATAGATGAAATTCATAATATAATGGGTGCAGGAGAAGTTCAAGGTGGTGCAATGAATGCAGCTAATATCTTAAAGCCTGCATTAGCACGTGGTGAAATTCAAATTATAGGAACAACTACACTTGATGAATACAGAAAAAACATAGAGAAAGATTCTGCACTTGAAAGAAGATTTCAGCCAGTTTTAGTTGAGGAACCTACTATTGAAGAAACTGTAGACATAGTTCGTGGAATAAAGAATTATTATGAAAATTATCATAAAGTTAATATTTCAGATGACGTTGTAAAAGAAGCTGTTTTATTATCAGAAAGATATATTAGAGATAGATTTTTACCTGATAAGGCTATTGACGTTATAGATGAAGCTGCATCTAAGGTAAACCTTAAATCTAACCAAATTACTCAATTAGCTAGTGTAACTGATAAGCTTCATGAAACCATGAATCTAATGGAAGTTGCTAGAGAAAATCAAGACTATGAAAACTTAGCAAACTATAAGATGGAAGAAATAAAGCTAAAAGATAAAATTAAGTCATTAAAGGACGAGATAAAAGAAATTACACTTACAATAGAAGATGTAGCGGCTGTAGTAGAAGAGTGGACTAAAATACCTGTTCAAAGAATTACAGAGGGCGAAGCAGAAAGGCTTCTAAATCTTGAAAATAGAATTAAAAATAGAGTCATAGGACAAACAAAAGCAATTGAATCTTTATCAAGGGCTATAAGACGAAATAGGTCTGGATTTAAGAAGAAGAAAAAGCCTACATCATTTATTTTTGTTGGACCTACAGGTGTTGGTAAAACTGAACTTGTAAGAACACTTGCACTTGAACTTTTCAATAGTGAAGAAGCTTTAATTAGAATTGACATGTCTGAGTATATGGAAAAACATACAGTGTCTAAGTTAATAGGTGCACCTCCAGGATATGTAGGCTATGATGAAGGTGGTCAATTAACTGAAAAAGTTAGAAGAAAGCCCTATTCTGTTATTCTTTTAGATGAAATGGAGAAGGCACATCCAGATGTATTTAATATGTTACTTCAAATACTTGAGGATGGAAGATTAACTGATAATCAAGGCAAAACTGTTTCATTTGAAAATACAGTTATTATAATGACATCTAATGCAGGAACTAACTTTAGAAGCTCTGGTATAGGATTCTCTCAAAGTGAATTTGATAGATTAGAACAAAGTGTAAATGATGCTTTAAAGGAACATTTTAGACCTGAGTTTTTAAATAGAGTGGATGAGGTTATTATATTTAACTCATTGTCTAAGGAAGAATTAAAGCAAATAGTAAATATTATGCTTGATGAAGTAATAAATGATGCTAAGGATAAGGATATAAATATTAGTATTACTGAAGACTTGAAGGATTACATCCTAAAGGTAGGCTATGATGCCAAATACGGTGCAAGACCTTTAAGACGTGCTATACAAAGACATATTGAAGATAAGGTTGCAGAGGAATATCTAAAGGGTAATATTAAAGAAAATTCAAATATAACAGTTGATTTAGTTGATGAAGAAGTTGTTATAAGATAG
- a CDS encoding uracil-DNA glycosylase: MIEFKNDWEVYLAEEYNKDYYQQLRNFLVKEYSTKTIYPNKYDIFNAIHFTSYSDTKVVILGQDPYHGPSQAHGLSFSVNTSVKVPPSLQNIYKELHNDIGCYIPNNGYLKKWADQGVMMLNTVLTVEAGKPNSHKGIGWEIFTDKIIETINMKTDPVIFILWGKHAQEKESLITNKSHLIIKSPHPSPFSANRGFFGSKPFSKVNNFLNSIGKEGIDWQIENV; encoded by the coding sequence ATGATAGAATTTAAAAATGATTGGGAAGTCTATTTAGCTGAAGAGTATAATAAGGATTATTATCAACAGCTTAGGAATTTTCTTGTTAAAGAATATAGTACAAAGACTATATATCCGAATAAGTATGATATTTTCAATGCAATTCACTTTACATCATACAGTGACACAAAGGTGGTAATACTAGGTCAGGACCCCTATCATGGACCTTCCCAGGCACATGGACTTAGCTTTTCTGTAAATACTAGTGTTAAGGTACCTCCTTCTCTACAAAATATTTATAAAGAACTCCATAATGATATTGGATGTTATATTCCTAATAATGGATACCTAAAGAAGTGGGCAGATCAAGGGGTAATGATGCTTAATACCGTATTAACAGTTGAAGCGGGTAAACCAAACTCCCATAAGGGAATAGGTTGGGAAATATTTACCGATAAGATTATTGAGACAATAAATATGAAAACTGATCCTGTTATTTTTATTCTTTGGGGTAAACATGCACAGGAGAAAGAATCATTAATAACAAATAAAAGTCATTTAATAATTAAATCACCTCATCCTAGTCCCTTTTCAGCTAACAGAGGCTTCTTTGGAAGTAAACCATTTTCTAAGGTTAATAATTTCTTGAATTCTATAGGTAAAGAAGGAATTGACTGGCAAATAGAGAATGTTTAG